The Sorghum bicolor cultivar BTx623 chromosome 6, Sorghum_bicolor_NCBIv3, whole genome shotgun sequence genome contains the following window.
GGCTATCCCCTAGCTGGCGTTCCAACTATCAGTGTTTTGTAATTTGACTAGTAAATTTATACGAATGTCATGATGCGCTAGGAAGACGATGGTAGCATCTAGAAGACACGGGGAGTTATTCCGGTTTAGGCCAGAGTCCTACATCCAGTATCAGAGATGATCTGAGTGTGTGTTCCTCGCTTGAATGCTCTGGAGTTCTTACAATAGGGGTGCAAGAATGGTGAAAGAGGTAGGAGATGTAGCTAGAGCTAGGAGATGGACTACCCGAATAAAAGCTTGAGGAGTCCATTCCCTCGGAATGGTGGCCTAGCTGCCCTTATATAGAGTTTGGGGCCAGGCCGAGAAGGAGGTTCTCCCGATCGCATGGTCGTGGGCCTGAGGGAAGGAACCTAGTTAACTTGGCTTGTAAGTAACGCCATCTTGTTGTGCATGTCCAGGCATGGTTGTCGTCATGGTCTTGTGCCCACATCACGGCATGGTGTAGCGTGGTGCTACTATGCTGGTTGTGGTGGCACTATAGACATGGTGGTGGTTCGTCAGCCATCCTGTTCGTCATCATCTCCTGATCTCCTAGAGGCATTGTCCAGGAGTTGGTAGCTGCTCCTAGGTTGTTGATTGCCTTGCTACTTGTGGAGCCGGCAGCCATGATCCCTAGCTCCGGGGTTGTGGCCCCTGTTGGCTTAGATGGCCTCTAAGTCAAGGCCACCATCGTGGATCCCATCCTGTAGTGTGTGGGATCATACATACGGCTTGTTAGGCCATATTCGGTCAGTGAGTCACCATACTGGCCGTCACCGTTGAGCGGTGTTGTCTTATCCTCGCTGCATGGTGTAGGGATGGCGTCTGACTGGGCTGACACGACTACTGTCCCCTCGGTCCTTGCGAGGTTAGTGTGGTGTGTCTGCTCATGTCAGAGCAGACATGCTTGGTGAGGCCCGATCTCTCCCTGCTCTCCTCAGGGGTTGGGCCGGAGGAGAGGTCAAGGGGCTTAGCGTAGCGTGCGGTGAAGGCAGAGGGAAGAGAAGAGGTCATGGACAACCCTTGCCTTAGTATTTGGCCTAGGTCCACGTAGCTTAGCTATGTCTCGGTTGTTTGGGCTGTGTTTTTTGCCAAGTTGTTATGTGCAATGGTGTGTgtatgcccccccccccccccccaaccaccaccaaaaaaaaattgtctAATCATCTTACGTAGCTATTGGATTCCTAGTTGTCTGAGCCAGCCATGATATCGAGTCTGTTCAATCTATGTGCTGATAGCTGACTTTTCAGGTAAAGGATAACGAATCAATACGAAAGTATAATGTACATAAATTCTGCACAGGGTCAACCACGTAACAGCAATTATTGGAGCTAAACAATTTGTCTCAGCCTCTCAGCACATTGTTAACTATTCTGGCTTGTTGTGTGATCCCTCACAAAGATAAGTTATTTCAACTTGCCAACATCAAGCACCTCATTGGCATCTGACATATATATACAGTTTCGTAGGAATCATTGCATAGTACAGATTGAGGTAAGAAGAAACCCTTTGTTGTTGGGTTAACACGCTAATCAGTATGATTACCGCATAAAAAAACTGAATGATTTCATTTTCAATAATTAAAATGTTACCCATTGCAACTCAATATTAGCTGGGGTTATTTTCTTCCATTTTTTCATATGGTAATAGTAGCATAGAAAAAGCATTGTTTTATTACAGCTAACACAAAGTTTTAAAAAATAACAACCTAGTCTCCAAGCAAAACTGAAAGGAATAAAGAAGAAATGGCAGAAAAACCTGAAGGTAAGGTGTTCCTCTGTGTGTTTACCATCTATATGGAAAAAATCATACATAAAGCACAGCTATCATTATTAGGAACGATCAGTGATGTTGTTCTTATTAAAATAGCAGAGAACAGTGGCTGAAAAGGATTATGCTGAGGACAAGCACTGAGCCCATTTCACATATAGTTACAAAAACACCTTGTCATCAAAATCAGCAATTCATGGTTTATTACATTTTTGTTTTGTACCTACACGGTTTTATTCACGACAAATATAGGAATTTCTGTCATTGTCACTGACCTTGTATGCATTATCATTTCTGAAGTCTAGGAATTTTTTTGTGCTTCTAGGAGTACACATACTGCCACTAATCACAAATATTCATAGTATATCCTACATAGATGGCATAGTGCCACTAAGTACCTAATAGATTTGTAAGTTAAACTAGCTTAACTTTGACTAAGCTTATTATATGGACTAGCCACTGTCATTCTAACCATACCTGTATTGAATCTGCACTACAGTACAAACGCACAGCTgtccccccacccccacccccacccccgtCCATGTCTATAAAAGCAGGTAACCTAAATGTTTCCTGGAAGCCCTAAAAGTTTCGAGCTTTACAAATGGCTCTTGAAACGGATAAACAAAATCCTAGAGAAGCCAAAAAACTTGGTGGAAAATTTCAGCGTCATGACTCCCTATATGGGGATGCAGAAAGAGTATCAGGCACAGGATACCATGGCTCTGAGGTCTGGTTCTTATCCCATAATTTGTTCTCCAGTGTTTCACATATATCGCATATATCTCATGATGATCTTTTTATTTGGATTAGCAAAAGACTTAGGGAAGAAGAATAAGCTATATGTtcgtagcatgcatatgatcctccctctccctccgacCCTCCCTTTctcaatctctctctctctctctctgcaagTATAAGAACACATATTATCTATGACATATAAGGATGACACAGTCAGCAATATATTAAAAGAAACTAAAATTTTCAAATTAATTAACTCCTTATTTTAATTCAAAGAAACATAATTTTGTTCATCCACCAACTTTGATTTGGTTTCTCTGTGAAAATCGCCAGTTGCAGCTGCTCAATGGCTCAAGAGCCCCACCTTTTGTGCCTCTTGTTCAAAGAAGAGATAAAGCTTTTCGCCATTATAAATAAAATGGGTTCTTCAGCCCTCTGAACACACAATGAGTTTCTATATGATATTAATTCAAGCTATCACTTAAATGGTTGAAACAAACATCCAAGTCATAATATTTATGATTTACAAAATCGTTATATTTGAATTATGCTGTGGATTAGATACTCACACTTATATTCACTACTTGAGACGACAGGATAATTGGGCTCGAACGTTGCATTTGGCATTCCAGTGCATCGGAGTGATATATGGTGACATAGGCACATCACCGTTGTATGTGTATGAAAGCACCTTTACAAGTGGTATCAACAATGTTGATGACCTCTATGGAGTCCTGTCACTTATTCTATACAGCATGATTCTTCTACCTATGATCAAGTATGTCTTCATTGTGCTGTATGCAAATGACAACGGCGATGGTGAGTTTCCTTATCTAAGAATCCTCTAGATTGCAGGACACTGAAGAAATTACTCTCATTAACCTTCAGCTTGTTTAATTATATGTCAAGAAGCATTACATTTCGTCCTCAGATGTTACCAGACAGGGGAATAAATAATGCTATAACTTTTCTAAATTGAGTACTATTTATTCTAAGCATTTTTCTGCTAGATCAAGGAATAATAATGGTATGCATAAAAGCTGGGTTTCACTATATGAAATAGTTGCAATAATCCCTTGCATGAAACAGATTATTATGTCACATACAGTTCTTGCCACACCTGCCTTACAAGAACATAATGTTGTAGGTGGCACGTTTGCACTTTACTCATTGATATCACGGTATGCAAAAGTGAGCTTGATTCCAAATCAGCAAGCAGATGATGCAATGGTCTCAAACTATAGCCTAGAAACAGTGTCAGCCCCTATGAAGAGGGCTCAATGGACAAAAAAGATGCTGGAAAGCAGTAAGGTGGCTAAACTCGTAATTTTCCTCCTTACCGTACTGGGCACCTCAATGGTTATCAGTGATGGTGTTTTGACCCCAGCAATATCTGGTAACTatattggaacttagtgatgccTTTTACTGGTTATTCTCATAGTTCAATTTTCCTTCAATTGTATATCTATAATTTCATACAAGTAATGAACTGGTAGCAGTAAAGTACATGCAATAATTATGCATGATGTTGAAGGCATTTAGTGACACATTTATAAAGCATATTTTTAAAGTTGTCAATCATTTTTTGTTTGCATATTTACATGCCTATGATCTTCTATGCTAGTAAGATATTCCTTGCCAAATAAGATATGTTAGACATGATCTATGTTTTCTGGATATGTTTCAGTGATCTCTGCGGTAAGTGGTCTCCAACAAAAAGCACCTCATCTGAAACAGGGTAAGAGCTTCTGAAAAATTTAAAGAATCCTTGCACATACTAACTCAGGGATTATTTACTCAAGTATTTGATTTGTTAAATTAGAATATCTTGTAATGTGCACACAAACTTGTAAAATCATTTGTTGCATGAGAAGAGTTTCATTGTGCACATGGGCATCTCTCCACCTTGGTGGTGAGCTCCGATCACTAGGCACTGGCTGTGATGGCCGCTAGCTAATCAAAATTATTTAAACATTGTGTGCAGTAATAAGTTAGAAAGTGCATGGTCATGTTTTCCCATGACACAGATGTCTCCTCACTGAAAGAAAACACAGCGGGGATAAAAATAACATCAAATAAGGCTCTATTTGGATCAAATGATCTAAAGTTTAGCCACCAAATTTTAGACCACCATGTTGCCATCGTAGCTCACTCTGCCACTGCTCTCCCACACGAGCAGGGTGCATGGCCACTCTGCTGGGTCGCTGTCACTGCTTGCTTCGCTGCCATGACACATGTAAAAAGAAATAAGTATAGCGATGTATATGGATATCATCATATATTTATTAAAAGGAAAAAACAAAAGGTGGTTTCCTACTATTCTTTTTGTATTAAGGGACTTTTAAGTCGGGTTTCTATTCTTATTGGGCAGATCAAATGGTATGGATCTCTGTTGCCATTCTGGTGGTGCTGTTTGCTGTTCAGCGTTTTGGCACAGATAAAGTTGGCTACTCATTTGCACCCATTATTCTTCTGTGGTTCCTGTTCATTGGTGGTATTGGAATTTACAACTTAATCAAATACGACATCGGTGTTCTGAGAGCTTTCTATCCAAAATACATCATAGACTACTTCAAAACGAATGGAAAGGATGCATGGATCTCCCTTGGTGGCATCCTATTATGCTTTACAGGTGAGTTTCAATATAGCATATCACAGAATTAACTCCCTAAAACCCTGACCCTCAATGGCACAAAAACAGGCACAGAAGCAATGTTTGCTGATCTAGGACATTTCAACATAAGGTCGATTCAGGTATGTGTATATTCTTTCTGAGACAAATATCAAATGGCTCCAAAGAAAGAAAGGTTAAGGTTTCATTTGCATCTTGGTTATCCTTAAAAAGAGAAACCAACAAGGACAGGAATGAATGTTAATCTTTTACATCTTATTATGTTGTGACTATCCTAAGATGACATAAATCATGTTGTTTTGCATTTCAGCTCAGTTTCAGCTTTATTCTGTTCCCGTCAGTGTCATTAGCTTATATTGGTCAAGCAGCATTCCTTCGTAAACACCCAGAACATGTTTTTGATACTTTCTATAAATCAATTCCAGGTAAATTATTAAAGATGATGTTACACCTCAATTTGATTTTTGCTTGAATGAAACACAATTGGATCTTGTTTGCAGGACCACTGTTCTGGCCAACCTTCATAATTGCTGTCTCTGCTGCGATAATTGCAAGCCAAGCTATGATATCTGGTTCATTCGCAATCATTTCACAGTCACAAACATTGGGCTGCTTTCCAAGGGTCAAAGTACTCCACACCTCAAAACTTTATGAGGGGCAGGTGTACATTCCGGAAGTAAACTTTGTTCTTGGGTTTCTTTGTGTGATAGTAACATTGGGCTTCAAGACAACAACTAATATTGGAAACGCATATGGTAAGACAAACGCGAACAACTAGAGGCAATTAAACCGGTAGAGCTCATATCCTCCAGCATCATAGGTGCATATTTCAGCATTGCAATAAGACCAGAACTCTTTTATACAAAACCACTCAACACGTATTGAGTATATTTCACAAACTACTTGTGTCATTTTTTGTCGTACCTAGAAATATAAGGGGTGTTCACAGTGTTACAAGAATACAATAGCACCCCCCAACCCCCaccccccaaaaaaaagaaaagaaagaaaacacaAACCTATCCACCCATGAGTGTGAGGTGTTTTCCCATCTTCTATTTTCCTACACACAGAAATAAAAAATTAAGACAGCCCCAACCAACATCATGGATTATCGGTTTGGTGTTCACTGCTAGTTACATCAAATGCCACAATGGGTTCATAGTTCTGATTTTTAATTAAAATAACTATATTGTTGTATCCATACTTTCTTCATTGTGAAACATGACATTGAGTTAATTCTGTGCAGGAATTTGTGTTACTTCTGTGATGGTTATTACAACTATTCTGCTTGTAGTTGTGATGGTTCTCATATGGAGGGTGAGCATTTGGCTGATTATACCCTTCTGCCTGGTATTTGGTTCCATAGAGCTTGTCTATCTTTCTTCAGTTCTATACAAATTCAAACAGGGAGGTTACCTACCTATTGTGGCTGCAACAATTCTCGTGACAATCATGGGTGTTTGGCATTATGTCCATGTGAAGAAATACTGGTATGAGCTTGAGCACATAGTTACAAATAAAGACATGGGAGAACTCATTCAAGCACATGATGTAAAAAGAACTCCTGGGGTAGGCTTCCTGTATACAGAATTAGTGCAGGGTGTCCCACCAATTTTCCCCCACCTCATTGAGAAAATACCATTTGTTCATTCAATCCTAGTGTTTGTTTCCATCAAACACCTGCCGATCCCTCATGTCGAGGTTGCAGAACGTTTTCGCTTCAGGAAAGTTGAATCAAGAACCTCCAAGATGTTCCGGTGTGTGGCACGATATGGGTACAGTGATAGAATTGAAGGGGCAAAGGAATTTGCTGCTTCCCTGATTGAAGGTCTCCAATCATATATTGAAGAAGGGCATTTTATGACAAACATTCAGGAAACTGAGGCTGAAACAACCTCAATCACAGAGAGTAACACAAGAACACGTAAAGCCAGTAGCTCCACGGTGTACATTGAAGAGGCACTGAGGCCAAGTGAAACTACAGATCTCACCCAACCTCGCATAAGCAGCTACTCAGGACACTCATCTGGAAGGATCAGTGAAGACCAATCCCGCACAATTGCAGAAGAAAAACAATGTATTCAGAGTGAGCTGCAGAAAGGAGTGGTCTATATTCTTGGAGAAACTGAAATCCAGGCAGGACCAAATTCTTCCTTTTTCAAGAAGATTGTTGTCAACTACATGTACTCGTTCCTGAGGAAGAACTTCAGGCAAGGGGAGAAGGCTTTTGCAATCCCAAGGCAGCAGGTGCTCAAAGTGGGAATGGTATATGAAATTTAAGCATCATGAACAGACTATAGCATTGGTTCCTCCTCTTTGGCATGGGCCATTACAGGTTTGTGTTTGGAGTGTCCTTGGCAACATGATTTATGTGTGTGTTTATAAGCTTGTGATGAAATATAAATAATGTACTAGCGTGTTACATGAAGATTTGTATCATGTGTCTGGCAACACACCTACGCCCTAGGGTAGGCTTGTTTATTATTCTTCGCACCATTGTAATCATTGGCCTTGTTTCGTATGGTACACCTGCCTATCTGTACCAAATATACTTGTATGTTTTCATCCACCATTTACTCATGCTTTCACAATGTATGCCAATCGTTCTATGCACTTCAACTGATGCACTCAAGTGTTAAATAAGcatcttttaaaaaaaatactggGAGTCAATGCTTTCATCTTAAACAACAACATTTTCTCGGGTCTAAAAGGTGAAAAATAAACAATGCACCTTAAGCAGTAATATTCCTGTGCCTATAACAAAAACATAGGCCTAAGTACTTTTGCTCAAAAACTCTGAGCCACATTTACTtttctttgctctagttgacatatCCCACCAGATCGTGGACAATTAGTATAATAATCTAAGTCCCAATGCACAAACATGTGCCCACGCAGACACGGCCCAATGACAAAAACAGGAGAGAAGAACAAACAACAATCATACAATAAACCAAATCGATTAAGAATAGTGGCAGGGAAAACGTACTGAAGAATGGATGACAAAGAATGCACGAGCGCCCACGACGCGAGGCATGGGGGTCCCCAACTCCCCCATTAAATCATTGATGCGCTTCTCCTCCCTCCGGGCATATCGTCGAATGGTTTCCATGCAAGACCAACCAGGGGACGAACGCTCTATGAAATGAATCGCTTGCCCGGAGACTGATGCCAAGAAATGAATGCGCCAAGAGAGGATTAGACGGGAAAGAATTGTGTAAACCTGATTGGTGTTTGGGGCCTGAACCCTGAAGACTGAGATCAGTATCTCTGTCTCGTACCCAGTGCTTTCTCTCAACGTGGAGAGAAGGATCTTTCTCGTGCGGCCGTGCCCAGTTGCGTTCCAGAACACTGGAGTGTTTTAGAGCTGCAATTTTTGCTTCACGTTTTTATTTTTGCTTTGGTTCCTGTAACTCTTTCTCCTTTACATAAATGTACTCCTTCCCACAATACGCTAGGCTCCTGCCAGccattttaaaaataaaaaaaatgtgttTTAGAACAGTGGACCACTGGTTTCACCGTTGCACAATCGTGTAGGACTGTAATGGACATAGATAGGGATGACGTATTCTTCTAGAGGGGTTCGAATCCATCTGTATCCGAGCCCAGATATTTAACATCTGATACTGTAACCGCATCCAAATActcaaatcgtatatttatagtGTTAACATCCAACCGTAGCCTATCCGGCAATGGCTGAcactatccgtattcgaatccaaatctgaccaaaaataataaaaataaatatattatcaGTGATATCTGTCCGTATCTGATCCGTTTTCATGCATAAACATAGAACAGAAATTTCACAAGCCAGCTTACTTGCGTGATTAGCAAGAGTTGTACATATAGACACAGCACAGTAGTGACGAGAGCATGTGGCGAGTGTTAATCATAGTTACCTAACTCAACTTCGAAATGGAAGGCAAGTTAAACTAAAAATAGGTACTTATTTAGTgttatttttttttccaaaacctAGTACAGAGGTAAATATGAGCACCTCTGAAGGACTAAAGCTGGACTAACAAATTTTGGGATTAACAAAGTCACTATAGAAGCTTCGCCGTTGATGGACATATCACCTACCACACTTTTTCCTATGtcgaaaacttttatttagttAATAGAAAAATGTATTTActtaataaatatagagaagttTGGCTTTTCGAGAAATCTTGAGATTAACAAAGTCATCATAGACATTTGCTATTGACGGGCATATCACCTACCATCTTAGTTTTTCCCTAAGTCAAAAGGTCTTTTCACTTTTATTTAGTTAATAGAAAAATGTATTTGcttaataaatatagagaagttTGGCTtagggaaaaaaaagaaaacaacctAGTACTATCGACATTTGACTTTTTTACTTTAAATTTGACTACTCGtctattcaaaaaatttatacaaACATAGTCAACTTTAagttattcttgaagaacttttattaataaatcaagCAACGATAAAAATAAGTGAAattttgcataaatttttgaataaaatgaGTGGTCAAATTTAATATTAAAAAGTAAAACAtcttacaatttaggatggattgagtatatTTTAAAGTGGAGAGAATActtcatgcaaaccatgcatgcaGCATGAAATACACTGATGATATGTTAATGTAATTAACGTGTACTTGTGTCCTTCtgaaccacttcaatcccaattATTCTATTGGATCTATATATAATTAACATGATAAAGACAAGAATTAATTTCTTTTTGTGTGGTTCCAATTAAATAACACCAATCATGTACTATTCTTTTTGTCTGCTGAAACAAGAGGAAAAGTAAAAGCTTTCAAGGTCAGAGAAGTTTTAAGGTCAACTCTCAGTAGCACCTCTTACTTCTACCGGGAGGATGATTAAAATATACAACTACTAAACCCTACGTCCGTACATTAGGACAGGACAATATATCCGTTCTACGGAGAAAATGGTAACTTAGTTTAAATTATCTCATTCCCCTACAAACTACGCATGTACACTAAAATATGTGCGGCTAATACGGAGGTGAAAGAACGTAGAAAAGAATAAGGAATAAACACAGAGTTTTTAATACAAATGTACGAGAGAAAAAGAATATATAAAAGTTGTTGAGATGATTTAATAGTTTAGAATTCTTAATGCAAAACTACCAACAAGATTTTGAAAACGGTTAGAGGAATACAAAACTATCAATGAGTTTTAGCCACATGAAAAACTCATTGACTTACCTACTGTTCTTTTGTGAATTTTGAAGATGAACTAAAAATAGTTACAAATTTTGTTCCAATAATAATTGGACTATAGTTTTGTCCAAAGTCAGTACCAAAAATATATTCCCTTAATTAAACATAAAGAAGATTGGTTCAGGACAAAAATTAAAACCACCTATAGATTTTGAAGCGTAGAGAATACATACCTGCAAACTATGAAGTATGAAAATACGCTCGTGATCTGGTGATGTAATGTGTACTTGTGATGATAACATTGCAATCCTGAACCACCTCATGGAAGTTTCAAATAATTTTCTACCACCGTCCTCGCTTGTGCCGCGGAAAGAGAAAAACATGAATAACGAGCAACTCTAAGAGCTTGGCTATTCTGGTTGTAGAGACTATTTTAAAATTTGCATAACAAAAGGTAGGCTCCAATAGATGTGCTATCtggttttataaaatagaaagttggttGTCCCTTGATTTTGGGtagccatatatagccaaccatattagattttgtaaaatagcaagacTATTGTGGACTTCTTCTTTTTaagaagttttctattttacaaaatagctaaataataaaatttacctactaattttagccaaggTCTTTGAGTTGCTCTTAGAAATTGATAACCCCTAGTATTACTCTATCTTATCTAGTGTTAACAGGATAAAGACAagaattattttcttttttttagttcCGATTAAATAGCACCAATCATGAACTCTCTTGTCTGCTATATAAACAAGGAATGAGTCACAGCGTTTTTAAGGTCAGGTCAACTTTCAGTAGCACCTGTTAGGCTTAGTTTTtcacctaaaaacttttcactcattagacacatgtatggaacattaaatatagacgaaaataaaaactaattgtacaatttttctataaattgtgagacaaatcttttaagcctaattaattcataattagacactaattacaaataaaataaaatgttatagtaactaaatttaaaaacttaccgaaaataaacaaggcctaattccgTGAGGATGAATAGAAGGCAACTACTACATTCGCAATATGTCCGTACTATCCGTTCCACGTAACAGAATGATAAGGTGAGTTTTAAATTATCTCGTTCTCCTTCAGACACACGTGTAAAGTTGGGCAAATGAAGAACCTCTTACCTTAAAGAATTCTAAGGCTATCTCCAACAGAGGTGACCTAAACGGAGACCTATTTCACTCTTTTGGGTCGCGAACAGTGAACAAACAGCGCACCCAAAACTACCGTGCTCCAACAGCAAACCCAAATCTCCACCGAGCGccgcccctcctcctctctctccccgcCGAGCGCCGCCCCTCCTTCTCTCTCCCCGTCGAGCGCCGCCCCTCCTCTCACCCCACCGAGCGTAGCCCCTCCTTCTCTATCCCAACCGAGCACCGCCCTCCTCTCTGCCCGCCGAGCACCGCTCCTCTCTCCGCGGAGCGCCGGTGGCCAAGCTCTTCGGTCACGCGCTCGCAACTGCCCGcgacgccgcggccgcggccgcgcccGCTCTCGCGCTCTCCATCTCCGTCTCCGGCACCTCCTTCTCTCCCTCTCTACCCTGGTGCTACTCCTTCCCACTGAGCACGGCGCCTCTCCCTCCCAGATCCGGCGCTCCCTTCCAGATCCAGCGCCCTCAGGCAAGGAGGAGCTCAAATCCACCACCCCGTTGAGTGTCGCCCGCCTCCGTCCTCGTCGAACACCGCTCGTCTCCATCTCCGTCGGACACCTCCGTCCCCGTCGAGCCCACCACTACAAGCTATTTCATTTGCGTCGTCATCCCGAGAGAACGCATTTTTGCGTGTCCATTCGTCCAGGAGGCAAAATAGGTTGTTTGTTTGGGTCCTCTGTTGGGAGGTGTTTTTGGATAGGCAAAGTACTGTTGAGGACCTATTTTGGGTATAGGTTGCATTGTTGGAGACAGTCTAATGTACACAGTTTGCGTTATGACATACTATGTGAGTGAATAATGTGTGCATCATCTccacccctccctctctctctctctgtgatGTAACCAAGTTATTATTTTAATTCTGCAGAACTTTTGAAGTCAATTAGGCAATGCGCATTTCTGAGGGTAACTACATTCAACTTTTAGATCTTATAGCAGAAAATAATGC
Protein-coding sequences here:
- the LOC8075232 gene encoding potassium transporter 19 — encoded protein: MALETDKQNPREAKKLGGKFQRHDSLYGDAERVSGTGYHGSEDNWARTLHLAFQCIGVIYGDIGTSPLYVYESTFTSGINNVDDLYGVLSLILYSMILLPMIKYVFIVLYANDNGDGGTFALYSLISRYAKVSLIPNQQADDAMVSNYSLETVSAPMKRAQWTKKMLESSKVAKLVIFLLTVLGTSMVISDGVLTPAISVISAVSGLQQKAPHLKQDQMVWISVAILVVLFAVQRFGTDKVGYSFAPIILLWFLFIGGIGIYNLIKYDIGVLRAFYPKYIIDYFKTNGKDAWISLGGILLCFTGTEAMFADLGHFNIRSIQLSFSFILFPSVSLAYIGQAAFLRKHPEHVFDTFYKSIPGPLFWPTFIIAVSAAIIASQAMISGSFAIISQSQTLGCFPRVKVLHTSKLYEGQVYIPEVNFVLGFLCVIVTLGFKTTTNIGNAYGICVTSVMVITTILLVVVMVLIWRVSIWLIIPFCLVFGSIELVYLSSVLYKFKQGGYLPIVAATILVTIMGVWHYVHVKKYWYELEHIVTNKDMGELIQAHDVKRTPGVGFLYTELVQGVPPIFPHLIEKIPFVHSILVFVSIKHLPIPHVEVAERFRFRKVESRTSKMFRCVARYGYSDRIEGAKEFAASLIEGLQSYIEEGHFMTNIQETEAETTSITESNTRTRKASSSTVYIEEALRPSETTDLTQPRISSYSGHSSGRISEDQSRTIAEEKQCIQSELQKGVVYILGETEIQAGPNSSFFKKIVVNYMYSFLRKNFRQGEKAFAIPRQQVLKVGMVYEI